One window of Solwaraspora sp. WMMA2056 genomic DNA carries:
- a CDS encoding LamG-like jellyroll fold domain-containing protein, whose protein sequence is MATALVVLVGLTASAPPGAVQPGGEFPIGWLTSWLTDRPSWLLGLSGSPVELPTARVGDGAGPGGYVSSAATRASGGAGSAQELVDGLPGWATQPAVDRTVTSDTGSQLEPETSRRDARASRSNMDVYVNADGSKTVEISTGRVNYQAADGSWRPVDSTLTRRGDRWTVTDNSLGISLADTAEASPEPLVELTLPAGGSLGWSLAGAAAVTPTVTGATAIYPKVLPGTDLELVARPDGVKETLILASPRAASEWVFPLVLAGLTVRAGDGGSIELVDDAGEVAGSIPAPFMLDSSVDAKTGLPAQSPAVSMQLVEVDGGPAIRLVADRAWLTDPARVFPVRVDPTVLADPEVDTDGDVFVDSDPDTDETVQDGNYLAIGVDEDGVKARTFLEFDISSELINTTPTIRNAQLELYLTYRPVCEQLPVGSHLVEKEWTVDELATASYPGPGVDTRYAPSLVAAASAQAVCTNSSVNPSVGRWGTYGLGRSLIGGWALGAPNFGLALDAVAATSPVTWALFTSSDYGSGQYAPKLVLELSGNLAPLVEARSPGPGTVISTLTPELLMSGRDLDGVLGMVYHIYVHDSDGDVIFSGTASQPPGMKSASLTIPPGVLKWNQTYSWSVQPEDIIGAIVNGVLGARYPKYAFYTRAPQPALGSRLVQNPGVGYHPEIGNYTTSATDAQVAGLGPALEITRSYNSLDTRRSGAFGQGWSSLLDTQVVERRNWTGLLRTATVTYPDGSAAGFGPNTDGSFAPPSGRHEVLTAVRSGTTVTGYRLTVKHGTTYVFGRAAGGGVFKLTSVIDANGNTLTLTYNGSGLVSKLTSASGRSLTLTWGATASPSVGSHVTKVTTDPPTAGGSGYVWQYTYGSYDRLTKVCPPTDSCTTYSWGNSANQGANAVLNHAPSSFWRLNEPAGERWATSSVLDNGGTDLGFHQNTSAGVVPGVWPGSTSASTDFNGSSSWVRLPRRLVTDGAYQSISLWFRTTDTDQVLYSYQKDPITAGSTEDGFTPVMYVGASGKLRAKFWDGEFDTMVTAQRVDDGQWHHAVLAGAGDSQALYLDGARQDTADGIIDMFQYGGAANEYVGAGFLGGKWPDQSLHNPVVHLGFANFFDGQVADVAYFDHSLTGADVTELYTAATSQSWQLSKVTSAEGRTLASLSMDSVTGKLASVTDSNGGTWGLGTPRVAGTSAVYAAAVLSSEPTDYWRLRDAAGAQPVNETRQPSDSFESVRLGAAGPFADGTAAEFDGESSSVYVPGGRVMPAGPRSQELWFRTTATSGVLVGAPLPTLGGIPSPALWIDADGRLRGLTPSEDPNGPLTGIAGKCAEWDKADNSVRLRTCNGEWEQSWLFDRESQQLRQGTKCLGLTGQATGNGTLVQVQDCSSSSRQQWAPDRDAWRNVGAGRCLEVPGSSTTDGTQLAIRNCNDQANQSWAFALVSAVPVNDGKWHHAVLTASKESTGTAQSLYLDGVHVQTTTSAEPFDGAPPLSRASLGAGYVDNGWSGFPEEIWVALYAGSLAEVALYDRALSADEVALHYESVGRTVPLVVTAAGDEVAESSLSETAAGGLPVEVLPPGAVRVDEAAEHVQTTTVSNPVKIVSVTGPGGNEVSYSYDLVSGRRVSQTDALGQTTLYGYDTGGFTSLVYDPNGHVTRSVQDERGNTIQEVTCQDQAADKCSSSYYRYFWNSDNVADPRNDRLTELRGPGSDSAQDNEYLSRYSYDHKGNLTELRDPVGRQMRITYGVSGRSAGMPLRVLDFSAGSQEITYTTAGDVAGVLDAANAETTFTYDGLGRTLTETVVTSSFPQGRTTSFTYDSVGRVVTRTGPLVTDRVSGAVHRAVTRFSYSVDGFLVEERVSDASGGDVARVSTWSYDWLGRRSASVDAEGAVTGYGYDVYGHLVEQVDPDGVVNAYEVDVNGNVLSRTVKGFTGDPNDPTDPVDLVVESNVYDPAGRLASSTDAMGYVTSYTYTDDGRTASVTRSDGDSSFLLEGNGYDAAGNLVEQVTGNGATVTAFEYDAAGRQVRSVLDPGGLDRVSEVTLSPADRVLSRVDRDAAGEALSVVDYAYDVLGRPVSQTRYLSADRSVTPVARWRLDEAGGTTAVDSAGNSPGTATDVVWASDAERGRVASFNGSSSRIVTDAPVVDTTRPYTVAAWVKVDDVAADALVLEIPGSARLGRTAFLAALQLSFDSATDGWRMTMTEQVGPGAYVTRDQTFGQGTVQAGEWQHVAIGLNPLSGSTTVYLDGVYIGHFLALSNQARGGLRIGGGLKGAVSDLQIYQGVPGDDGWAAGVMAGAVPVADAGVSRTSYVVDNAGLATSVVDPLGQATFVEYDEADRPVVTTGPAVQVESGELDGPVVSARPVERVGYNTFGEVVAESDPNGAVTTFGVDRVGRPVEVRLPSYTPPGSLTPVTPVRTASYDSLGQVVSQTDPLGRVTEFDYDQLGRVVTRVAPDGGTTTARYDLMGNVLAVTDPTGAVAGSGYDFLGRVTSVSEAVRQTGQVHTTTVGYDAAGRLSSVRSPAGVTVGYGYNAAGEVTGVVDGAGQTRVVVHDGLGRAVKEVNPDGTYTTTGYDMLSRPVSAAAFRASGGAALATSSWTYDAAGNTVSATDARGTVTRFGYDAAGLLRTQSEPVDAATTIESSFGYDLAGNPTRFTDGRGQAFRSTYNVWGLPQSRIEPVTAAYPDAADRTFTTVYDVAGQPVSQRAPGGVARTLVYDDAGRLVRQSGSGAEAATTDRTYGYDAAGRLVEFSAPGGSNQVVYDDRGLPLSVTGPSGDAAFTYTADGLMASRDDAAGLTEYGYDGAGRLASVDNADMGTAIGYTYDVMSAVSSMTFGTSGNRRVFAYDDLHRLTSDRLVSSGGSTIASISYGWDVNGNETSRTVTRGSSTTVNTYSYDLADRLTSWDDGNTTVGYRYDRAGNRTGVGDVDYVYDARNRLVSDSTGVGYQYTARGTRSAAGGAATVSDAFDQVVEHVPAGGNARVFDYDGLGRAFRGGWEYTGLGNHLARDSSNALFTRDPGGGVVGARHNNTRRLVWTDLHGDVVAQLNPAGASVTGSRTYSPLGEVTADSGMLGDLGYQSEWTDIRSGQVNMHARWYDPVTAQFGARDNLTVSPVPDSIRANRYQYGDGSPLTVVDPTGHVGERLTKGWDDFTDWAGDRWEDVTDWVGDRYKDATKLVNDIKQNVQQTYQDAARAFEAGLDQIGQWARTARDWIVEHKAAIVGAIVGMVVEAGCLVAIGWTGVGAVACGMVGGMTDALVAGLIDGKRGLELLQDVAIGGLAGGLGGALPMMGPAAGKALGKLGSTGAKKVAGTSLGKAGARVGAKAVAGARSFSRAVTRKADDASRAVSRGSSRSTREAAEHTDDAARAGGSRVDDAARTGGSRADDAADGTADGAAGCMLHSFAPDTRVRMADGSTKPIGEVELGDEVLATDPATGRSAARPVRVLHGHADRELTDVTVTDTDTGESAVVETTARHPFWNVDTNRWTDAADLRPGDRLRSPDGETSQRVAAVRVWTGLKWMRDLTVGGVHTYYVLAGEAPVLVHNCSRKTTLLGRFADIKRYMLDRPSGAFDADFLNIRGTLNNGKGGVGGWNWTRNKRFINDAFANGNEVRIVTNPNVPNYAGGNVFQRELKYLRDKGYGWAPVGDHWLVTKVRP, encoded by the coding sequence GTGGCGACCGCCCTGGTCGTGCTGGTCGGGCTGACCGCGTCGGCGCCGCCCGGCGCGGTGCAGCCGGGTGGCGAGTTCCCGATCGGCTGGTTGACCTCCTGGCTCACCGATCGGCCGTCGTGGCTGCTGGGGTTGAGCGGGTCGCCGGTGGAGCTGCCGACGGCGCGGGTCGGTGACGGTGCAGGCCCGGGTGGCTACGTGTCGTCGGCGGCGACCCGGGCGTCCGGTGGCGCGGGCTCGGCGCAGGAGCTGGTCGACGGTCTCCCCGGGTGGGCGACGCAGCCGGCGGTGGACCGGACGGTGACATCGGACACCGGGAGTCAGCTCGAGCCCGAGACGAGCCGGCGGGACGCGCGGGCGTCGCGGTCGAACATGGACGTGTACGTCAACGCAGACGGTTCGAAGACCGTGGAAATTTCCACGGGCCGGGTCAACTACCAGGCGGCGGACGGGTCGTGGCGGCCGGTCGACTCGACGTTGACGCGGCGCGGCGACCGGTGGACGGTGACGGACAACTCGCTGGGGATCTCGCTGGCCGACACGGCCGAGGCCTCGCCTGAGCCGCTGGTGGAGCTGACCCTGCCGGCGGGCGGGTCACTGGGGTGGAGTCTGGCCGGTGCGGCGGCGGTGACGCCGACCGTGACCGGTGCGACCGCGATCTATCCGAAGGTGCTGCCGGGCACCGATCTGGAGCTGGTGGCACGGCCGGACGGGGTGAAGGAGACGCTGATCCTGGCGTCACCGCGCGCGGCGTCGGAATGGGTGTTCCCGCTCGTCCTTGCCGGGTTGACGGTCCGGGCCGGCGACGGCGGATCGATCGAGCTGGTCGACGACGCGGGCGAGGTGGCCGGGTCGATTCCGGCGCCGTTCATGCTGGACTCGTCGGTCGACGCGAAAACAGGCCTGCCGGCCCAGTCGCCGGCGGTGTCGATGCAGCTGGTGGAGGTTGACGGCGGGCCGGCGATCAGGCTGGTCGCGGACCGGGCCTGGCTGACCGACCCGGCCCGGGTGTTCCCGGTGCGGGTCGACCCGACCGTGCTGGCCGACCCCGAGGTCGACACCGACGGCGACGTGTTCGTCGACAGCGACCCGGACACCGACGAGACCGTGCAGGACGGCAACTACCTGGCGATCGGGGTGGACGAGGACGGAGTCAAGGCCCGCACCTTCCTCGAATTCGACATCTCGTCGGAGTTGATCAACACGACGCCGACGATCCGTAACGCACAGCTCGAGCTGTACCTGACCTACCGGCCGGTCTGTGAACAGCTGCCGGTGGGCAGCCACCTGGTCGAGAAGGAGTGGACGGTCGACGAGTTGGCGACCGCCTCCTATCCCGGGCCGGGCGTCGACACGAGGTACGCGCCCAGCCTGGTCGCGGCGGCCTCGGCGCAGGCAGTGTGCACCAACTCGTCGGTGAATCCGTCCGTCGGCCGGTGGGGGACGTACGGGCTGGGAAGGTCGCTGATCGGCGGGTGGGCGCTCGGTGCCCCGAACTTCGGGCTCGCGCTGGACGCCGTGGCGGCGACGAGTCCGGTCACCTGGGCGCTGTTCACCTCGTCCGACTACGGCTCCGGACAGTACGCGCCCAAGCTGGTGCTGGAGCTGAGCGGCAACCTGGCACCGCTGGTCGAGGCACGCTCCCCGGGACCCGGGACGGTGATCTCGACGCTGACGCCGGAGCTGCTGATGTCGGGTCGCGACCTGGACGGCGTTCTCGGCATGGTCTACCACATCTACGTTCATGACAGTGACGGTGACGTCATCTTCTCCGGGACCGCATCGCAACCACCGGGGATGAAATCTGCCTCGCTCACCATTCCGCCCGGCGTGTTGAAATGGAACCAGACGTATTCGTGGTCGGTGCAGCCCGAGGACATTATTGGGGCAATTGTCAACGGTGTCCTCGGCGCGCGGTACCCGAAGTACGCGTTCTACACGCGGGCGCCGCAGCCGGCGTTGGGGTCGCGGTTGGTGCAGAACCCGGGGGTGGGCTACCACCCGGAGATCGGCAACTACACCACGTCGGCGACGGACGCGCAGGTCGCCGGGCTGGGGCCGGCATTGGAGATCACCCGGTCGTACAACAGCCTGGACACCCGGCGGTCGGGGGCGTTCGGGCAGGGCTGGTCGAGCCTGCTCGACACCCAGGTGGTGGAACGCCGGAACTGGACCGGCCTGTTGCGCACCGCGACGGTCACCTATCCGGACGGGTCGGCAGCAGGATTCGGGCCGAACACGGACGGGTCGTTCGCGCCACCGTCGGGGCGGCATGAGGTGTTGACCGCGGTGAGGTCCGGGACCACGGTGACCGGGTACCGGTTGACCGTCAAACACGGGACGACGTACGTGTTCGGCCGGGCCGCCGGTGGCGGGGTCTTCAAGCTCACCTCGGTGATCGACGCGAACGGGAACACCCTGACGTTGACCTACAACGGCAGCGGGCTGGTGTCGAAGCTGACCAGCGCGTCGGGGCGGTCGTTGACGTTGACCTGGGGGGCGACGGCGAGTCCGTCGGTCGGGTCGCATGTGACGAAGGTGACGACGGACCCGCCGACCGCCGGTGGCAGTGGGTACGTGTGGCAGTACACGTACGGCAGCTATGACCGCCTGACGAAGGTGTGTCCGCCGACGGACTCGTGCACCACGTACTCCTGGGGTAACAGCGCCAACCAGGGGGCGAACGCGGTGCTGAATCATGCGCCGTCGTCGTTCTGGCGGTTGAACGAACCCGCCGGCGAGAGGTGGGCGACCAGCAGCGTGCTGGACAACGGCGGCACCGACCTGGGGTTCCACCAGAACACGTCAGCGGGCGTGGTGCCGGGGGTGTGGCCGGGATCGACCTCCGCGTCGACCGACTTCAACGGCTCGTCGTCGTGGGTGCGGTTGCCCCGTCGGCTGGTGACCGACGGGGCCTACCAGTCGATCAGTCTGTGGTTCCGGACGACCGACACCGATCAGGTGCTCTACTCGTACCAGAAGGATCCGATCACAGCGGGAAGTACGGAGGACGGCTTCACACCGGTGATGTACGTCGGCGCGAGCGGCAAGCTGCGGGCGAAGTTCTGGGACGGCGAGTTCGACACGATGGTGACCGCCCAGCGGGTCGACGACGGGCAGTGGCATCACGCGGTGCTGGCCGGAGCGGGTGACAGCCAGGCGCTCTACCTCGACGGAGCGCGCCAGGACACCGCCGACGGCATCATCGACATGTTCCAGTACGGCGGGGCAGCCAACGAGTACGTCGGCGCCGGGTTCCTGGGTGGAAAATGGCCGGACCAGAGCCTTCACAACCCCGTTGTCCACCTCGGATTCGCGAACTTCTTCGACGGGCAGGTCGCGGACGTCGCGTACTTCGACCACTCGCTGACCGGAGCGGACGTCACCGAGCTGTACACGGCGGCGACGAGCCAGAGCTGGCAGCTGTCGAAGGTGACCAGCGCCGAAGGGCGGACGCTGGCGTCGCTGTCGATGGATTCGGTGACCGGGAAGCTGGCGTCGGTGACCGACAGCAACGGTGGGACCTGGGGGTTGGGGACGCCGCGGGTGGCGGGGACGAGCGCTGTGTACGCCGCGGCGGTGCTGTCCTCCGAGCCGACGGACTACTGGCGGTTGCGGGATGCGGCCGGTGCGCAACCTGTCAACGAGACGCGACAGCCGAGTGATTCGTTCGAGTCGGTGAGGTTGGGGGCGGCGGGTCCGTTCGCGGACGGAACGGCGGCGGAGTTCGACGGGGAATCGTCGTCGGTGTACGTGCCAGGGGGGCGGGTGATGCCGGCGGGGCCGCGGTCCCAGGAGCTGTGGTTCAGGACCACGGCGACCAGCGGGGTACTGGTGGGCGCGCCGCTGCCCACGCTCGGTGGCATCCCTTCGCCGGCGCTGTGGATCGACGCCGACGGCCGGTTGCGGGGGCTGACGCCGTCGGAAGATCCGAACGGGCCGTTGACGGGGATCGCCGGCAAGTGCGCGGAGTGGGACAAGGCCGACAACAGCGTGCGGCTGCGCACCTGCAACGGTGAGTGGGAGCAGAGCTGGCTCTTCGACCGCGAAAGCCAGCAGCTGCGCCAAGGCACCAAATGTCTGGGTCTGACCGGTCAGGCGACCGGCAACGGCACCCTGGTCCAGGTGCAGGACTGTTCGAGCAGCTCGAGGCAGCAGTGGGCGCCGGACCGGGACGCATGGCGCAATGTGGGTGCCGGCCGTTGCCTGGAGGTGCCCGGCTCGTCGACTACGGACGGCACCCAGCTGGCGATCCGCAACTGCAACGACCAGGCCAATCAGTCGTGGGCGTTCGCGTTGGTGTCGGCGGTGCCGGTCAACGACGGCAAGTGGCACCACGCGGTGCTGACCGCGAGCAAGGAATCCACCGGCACGGCCCAGTCGCTGTACCTGGACGGCGTGCACGTGCAGACCACCACGAGTGCCGAGCCGTTCGACGGGGCACCTCCGCTCAGCCGCGCGAGCCTGGGCGCGGGGTACGTGGACAACGGTTGGTCGGGGTTCCCGGAGGAAATATGGGTCGCGCTCTACGCGGGTTCGTTGGCGGAGGTCGCGCTCTACGACCGGGCGTTGAGCGCGGACGAGGTGGCGTTGCACTACGAGTCGGTGGGTCGGACGGTGCCGTTGGTAGTGACTGCGGCGGGCGATGAGGTTGCCGAGTCGTCGTTGTCGGAGACGGCGGCGGGTGGGTTGCCGGTCGAGGTGTTGCCGCCGGGTGCGGTGCGGGTCGACGAGGCGGCGGAGCACGTGCAGACGACGACGGTGTCGAATCCGGTGAAGATCGTGTCGGTGACCGGTCCGGGTGGCAACGAGGTGTCGTACTCGTACGACCTGGTGTCGGGGCGGAGGGTGTCGCAGACCGACGCGTTGGGTCAGACGACGTTGTACGGCTATGACACGGGTGGGTTCACGAGTCTGGTGTACGACCCGAACGGGCACGTGACCCGGTCGGTGCAGGACGAGCGGGGCAACACCATCCAGGAGGTGACCTGCCAGGATCAGGCCGCGGACAAGTGTTCCAGCAGCTACTACCGCTACTTCTGGAACAGCGACAACGTGGCGGATCCGCGGAACGACCGGCTGACTGAGCTGCGCGGCCCGGGCTCGGATAGCGCGCAGGACAACGAATACCTCAGCCGCTACTCATACGACCACAAGGGCAACCTGACCGAGTTGCGGGACCCGGTCGGCCGGCAGATGAGAATCACCTATGGCGTGTCTGGCAGGTCGGCAGGTATGCCTTTGCGGGTGCTGGACTTCTCCGCCGGATCCCAGGAGATCACGTACACCACGGCGGGTGACGTGGCCGGGGTGTTGGACGCGGCGAATGCGGAGACGACGTTCACGTACGACGGGTTGGGTCGGACGTTGACGGAGACGGTGGTGACGTCGTCGTTTCCGCAGGGGCGGACGACGTCGTTCACGTACGACTCGGTGGGTCGGGTGGTGACGCGGACGGGTCCGTTGGTGACGGACCGGGTGTCGGGTGCGGTGCATCGGGCGGTGACGCGTTTTTCGTACAGCGTGGACGGGTTCCTGGTGGAGGAGCGGGTGAGTGACGCGTCGGGTGGGGATGTGGCCCGGGTCAGTACCTGGTCGTACGACTGGCTCGGTCGTCGGTCGGCGTCGGTGGACGCTGAGGGGGCGGTGACCGGTTACGGCTATGACGTGTACGGGCACCTGGTGGAGCAGGTTGATCCGGACGGGGTGGTGAACGCCTACGAGGTGGATGTCAACGGGAATGTGTTGTCGCGGACGGTGAAGGGGTTCACCGGGGATCCGAATGATCCGACGGATCCGGTGGATCTGGTGGTGGAGTCGAACGTGTACGACCCGGCGGGTCGGTTGGCGTCGAGCACCGACGCGATGGGCTACGTCACGAGTTACACGTATACCGATGATGGGCGGACGGCGTCGGTGACCCGCTCCGACGGTGACAGTTCGTTCCTGCTGGAGGGCAACGGTTACGACGCGGCGGGGAATCTGGTCGAGCAGGTGACCGGCAACGGTGCGACGGTGACGGCGTTCGAGTACGACGCTGCGGGTCGGCAGGTGCGGAGTGTGCTGGATCCGGGCGGCCTGGATCGGGTGTCCGAGGTGACGTTGTCGCCGGCTGACCGGGTGTTGTCGCGGGTGGATCGGGACGCTGCGGGGGAGGCGTTGTCGGTCGTCGACTACGCCTACGACGTGTTGGGTCGGCCGGTGTCGCAGACCCGGTATCTGTCGGCGGACCGGTCGGTGACGCCGGTGGCGCGGTGGCGGTTGGACGAGGCGGGTGGGACGACGGCGGTCGACTCGGCGGGGAACAGTCCGGGTACGGCCACGGACGTGGTCTGGGCGTCGGATGCCGAGCGGGGTCGGGTCGCGTCGTTCAATGGTTCGTCGTCGCGGATCGTCACCGATGCGCCGGTGGTGGACACCACCCGGCCGTACACGGTCGCCGCCTGGGTGAAGGTGGACGACGTCGCGGCTGACGCTCTGGTACTGGAGATACCCGGCTCCGCCCGCCTGGGTCGGACCGCGTTCCTTGCCGCCTTGCAACTGAGCTTCGACTCCGCCACCGATGGATGGCGGATGACCATGACCGAGCAGGTGGGCCCGGGCGCCTACGTGACCCGCGATCAGACCTTCGGCCAGGGCACGGTGCAGGCGGGCGAGTGGCAGCACGTGGCCATCGGGCTGAACCCGCTCTCCGGATCGACCACGGTGTACCTCGACGGCGTCTACATCGGTCACTTTTTGGCGCTGAGCAACCAGGCGCGGGGCGGTCTGCGGATCGGTGGCGGGCTCAAGGGGGCCGTCTCCGATCTGCAGATCTATCAGGGGGTGCCGGGCGACGACGGCTGGGCCGCTGGGGTGATGGCGGGTGCGGTGCCGGTGGCGGATGCGGGGGTGTCGCGGACGAGTTATGTGGTCGACAACGCTGGTCTGGCGACGTCGGTGGTGGATCCGTTGGGTCAGGCGACGTTTGTGGAGTATGACGAGGCGGATCGTCCGGTGGTGACGACGGGTCCGGCGGTGCAGGTGGAGTCGGGTGAGTTGGATGGTCCGGTGGTGTCGGCCCGGCCGGTGGAGCGGGTTGGTTACAACACGTTCGGTGAGGTGGTTGCGGAGTCGGATCCGAACGGGGCGGTGACGACGTTCGGGGTGGATCGGGTGGGTCGGCCGGTGGAGGTGCGGTTGCCGAGCTACACGCCGCCGGGGAGTTTGACCCCGGTCACTCCGGTCAGGACGGCGAGTTACGACAGTCTGGGGCAGGTGGTGTCGCAGACGGATCCGCTTGGCCGGGTCACGGAGTTCGACTATGACCAGTTGGGTCGGGTGGTGACGCGGGTGGCGCCGGACGGTGGCACCACGACGGCGCGCTACGACCTGATGGGCAATGTGTTGGCGGTCACGGATCCGACGGGTGCGGTGGCCGGTAGTGGTTACGACTTCCTGGGTCGGGTCACGAGTGTGAGTGAGGCGGTGCGGCAGACCGGTCAGGTGCACACGACGACGGTGGGTTATGACGCCGCCGGTCGGTTGTCGTCGGTGCGGTCGCCGGCGGGGGTGACGGTCGGGTACGGCTACAACGCTGCTGGTGAGGTGACGGGTGTGGTCGACGGTGCGGGGCAGACCCGGGTTGTCGTCCACGACGGGTTGGGTCGTGCGGTGAAGGAGGTCAATCCGGACGGTACGTACACCACCACGGGTTACGACATGTTGTCCCGGCCGGTGTCGGCGGCGGCGTTCCGGGCGTCCGGTGGGGCCGCGTTGGCCACGTCGAGTTGGACCTACGACGCCGCCGGCAACACCGTGTCGGCGACGGACGCGCGGGGCACGGTGACGCGGTTCGGTTATGACGCGGCGGGTCTGTTGCGGACGCAGTCCGAGCCGGTGGATGCGGCGACGACGATCGAGTCGTCGTTCGGGTATGACCTGGCGGGGAATCCGACGCGGTTCACTGACGGTCGTGGTCAGGCGTTCCGGTCGACGTACAACGTGTGGGGGTTGCCGCAGTCGCGGATCGAGCCGGTGACGGCGGCGTATCCGGATGCTGCGGACCGGACGTTCACGACGGTGTACGACGTGGCCGGGCAGCCGGTGTCGCAGCGTGCCCCGGGTGGGGTGGCGCGGACCCTGGTCTACGACGACGCGGGCCGGTTGGTGCGTCAGTCCGGGTCGGGCGCGGAGGCGGCCACCACGGATCGGACGTACGGCTACGACGCGGCGGGTCGGTTGGTGGAGTTCTCCGCGCCGGGGGGCAGCAATCAGGTCGTGTACGACGATCGGGGCCTGCCGTTGTCGGTGACCGGTCCGTCGGGGGACGCGGCGTTCACGTACACGGCGGACGGGTTGATGGCGTCGCGGGATGACGCGGCGGGGTTGACCGAGTACGGGTATGACGGTGCGGGCCGGTTGGCGTCGGTGGACAACGCGGACATGGGCACGGCGATCGGCTACACGTATGACGTGATGTCGGCGGTGTCGTCGATGACGTTCGGGACGTCGGGGAACCGGCGGGTGTTCGCCTACGACGATCTGCACCGGTTGACCAGTGACCGGTTGGTGTCGTCGGGTGGGTCGACGATCGCGTCGATCAGCTACGGCTGGGACGTCAATGGTAACGAGACCAGTAGGACGGTCACCCGTGGCTCGTCGACGACGGTCAACACGTACAGCTACGATCTGGCGGACCGGTTGACGTCGTGGGACGACGGGAACACGACGGTCGGTTACCGCTACGACAGGGCGGGGAACCGGACCGGGGTCGGTGACGTCGACTACGTGTACGACGCCCGTAACCGCCTTGTGTCGGACAGTACCGGTGTCGGTTACCAGTACACGGCGCGGGGCACCCGCAGCGCGGCTGGTGGTGCGGCGACGGTGTCGGACGCGTTCGACCAGGTGGTTGAGCACGTTCCGGCGGGTGGTAACGCGCGGGTGTTCGACTACGACGGGTTGGGTCGGGCGTTTCGGGGCGGGTGGGAGTACACCGGTCTGGGTAACCATCTCGCGCGGGACAGTTCCAACGCGTTGTTCACCCGGGATCCGGGTGGTGGTGTGGTCGGGGCGCGGCACAACAACACCCGCCGGTTGGTGTGGACGGATCTGCACGGTGACGTGGTCGCCCAGCTGAACCCGGCCGGGGCGTCGGTGACCGGCAGCCGCACCTATTCGCCGTTGGGTGAGGTGACCGCGGACAGCGGCATGCTCGGTGACCTCGGCTACCAGTCGGAGTGGACCGACATCCGCAGCGGGCAGGTCAACATGCATGCCCGCTGGTACGACCCGGTGACGGCGCAGTTCGGTGCCCGCGACAATCTGACCGTCAGCCCGGTGCCGGACTCGATCCGGGCCAACCGCTACCAGTACGGCGACGGCAGCCCGTTGACGGTGGTCGACCCCACCGGCCACGTCGGAGAGCGGTTGACGAAGGGCTGGGACGACTTCACCGACTGGGCCGGCGACAGATGGGAAGACGTCACCGACTGGGTCGGCGACCGGTACAAAGACGCGACGAAGCTTGTCAACGACATCAAACAGAACGTGCAGCAGACGTACCAGGACGCCGCCCGGGCATTCGAAGCCGGTCTCGACCAGATCGGACAGTGGGCCCGTACGGCCCGTGACTGGATCGTCGAGCACAAGGCCGCGATCGTCGGCGCGATCGTCGGCATGGTCGTCGAGGCCGGCTGCCTGGTCGCGATCGGTTGGACCGGTGTCGGGGCGGTCGCCTGCGGCATGGTCGGCGGCATGACCGATGCCCTGGTCGCCGGCCTCATCGACGGCAAGAGAGGCTTGGAGCTGCTGCAGGACGTCGCGATCGGCGGCCTGGCCGGTGGCCTCGGCGGCGCCCTGCCGATGATGGGCCCCGCTGCCGGTAAAGCCCTCGGCAAGCTCGGCTCCACCGGGGCGAAGAAGGTCGCCGGTACGAGCCTCGGCAAGGCCGGCGCACGGGTCGGCGCGAAGGCCGTCGCCGGGGCCCGGTCGTTCAGCCGGGCGGTCACCCGCAAAGCCGACGACGCGTCCCGGGCGGTGTCCCGCGGCTCCAGCCGGTCCACCCGGGAAGCCGCCGAACACACCGACGACGCCGCCCGCGCCGGCGGGAGCCGGGTCGACGACGCCGCCCGGACTGGTGGCAGCCGGGCCGACGACGCCGCCGACGGGACGGCGGACGGTGCCGCCGGCTGCATGCTGCACAGTTTCGCCCCGGACACCCGGGTGCGGATGGCCGACGGCAGCACCAAGCCGATCGGCGAGGTGGAGCTCGGTGACGAGGTGCTGGCCACCGACCCGGCCACGGGGCGGAGCGCCGCCCGGCCGGTGCGGGTGCTGCACGGTCACGCCGACCGGGAGTTGACCGACGTCACGGTCACCGACACGGACACCGGTGAGAGCGCGGTGGTCGAGACGACCGCCCGGCACCCGTTCTGGAATGTCGACACCAACAGGTGGACCGACGCCGCGGACCTGCGGCCCGGTGACCGGTTGCGCAGTCCGGACGGCGAGACCAGCCAGCGGGTCGCGGCGGTCCGGGTGTGGACCGGCCTGAAGTGGATGCGCGACCTCACCGTCGGCGGCGTCCACACCTACTACGTCCTTGCTGGTGAGGCGCCGGTCCTGGTGCACAACTGCAGCCGGAAGACCACGTTGCTCGGCCGGTTCGCGGACATCAAGCGGTACATGCTCGATCGGCCCAGTGGAGCCTTCGACGCGGACTTCCTGAACATCAGGGGGACGTTGAACAACGGTAAGGGCGGCGTGGGTGGCTGGAACTGGACGCGGAACAAGCGGTTCATCAACGACGCTTTCGCCAACGGCAACGAGGTGCGGATCGTGACCAACCCCAACGTTCCGAACTATGCGGGTGGGAACGTGTTCCAGCGGGAGTTGAAGTACCTTCGGGACAAGGGCTACGGGTGGGCGCCCGTGGGTGACCACTGGTTGGTCACCAAGGTCCGACCGTAG